From the Streptomyces nigrescens genome, one window contains:
- a CDS encoding sugar ABC transporter ATP-binding protein, with translation MTGVNDDEPGGRELLRVEGVTKSFPGVRALDGVDLTLRTGEVHVLLGENGAGKSTLIKMLSGAHRPDEGRLLVDGAEATIRSAQDAERLGIATIYQEFNLVPGLTVAENIFLGRQPRTKLGLVDRKAMRARAAELLRRVRLDVSPNTPVAELGIARLQMVEIAKALSLDARVLIMDEPTAVLTSEEVETLFEIVRELRDTGVGIIFITHHLEEIGALGDRVTVLRDGRSVAQVPASTDEDELIRLMVGRDIAEQYPRRRPDEPGAPLLRVRGLSRNGTAAGPVFEGIDFEVRAGEVVGLAGLVGAGRTEVVRAIFGVDRYDAGTVEIDGKELARGDVRAAMRAGLGLVPEDRKGQGLVLDDSLQDNLTLARLDRDTRGGLVDRGAQRREAATVAAQLKVRMSGLGQSARTLSGGNQQKIVIGKWLLTDTRLLILDEPTRGIDVGAKVEIYQLINELTASGRAVLMISSDLPEVLGMSDRVLVMSQGRLAGELPAEEATQDAVMELALQSPGGTPENTKHDESAMEGSDVH, from the coding sequence ATGACCGGCGTCAACGACGACGAACCGGGCGGCCGCGAACTGCTGCGCGTGGAGGGGGTGACGAAGTCGTTCCCGGGCGTCCGCGCGCTCGACGGCGTGGACCTGACCCTGCGCACCGGCGAGGTGCACGTCCTCCTCGGCGAGAACGGTGCGGGCAAGAGCACCCTCATCAAGATGCTCTCCGGCGCCCACCGCCCCGACGAGGGCCGGCTCCTCGTGGACGGCGCCGAGGCCACCATCCGCTCGGCGCAGGACGCCGAACGACTCGGCATCGCCACCATCTACCAGGAGTTCAACCTCGTCCCCGGGCTGACCGTCGCCGAGAACATCTTCCTGGGCCGGCAGCCGCGCACCAAGCTCGGTCTGGTCGACAGGAAGGCGATGCGGGCCCGGGCCGCCGAGCTGCTGCGGCGCGTACGGCTCGATGTGTCCCCGAACACCCCGGTCGCCGAACTGGGCATCGCCCGCCTCCAGATGGTCGAGATCGCCAAGGCGCTCAGCCTGGACGCCCGGGTCCTGATCATGGACGAGCCGACCGCGGTGCTGACCTCCGAGGAGGTCGAGACCCTCTTCGAGATCGTCCGCGAACTGCGCGACACCGGCGTCGGCATCATCTTCATCACCCACCACCTGGAGGAGATCGGCGCCCTCGGCGACCGGGTCACCGTCCTGCGGGACGGCCGCTCCGTCGCACAGGTGCCGGCCTCGACGGACGAGGACGAGCTGATCCGCCTCATGGTGGGCCGGGACATCGCCGAGCAGTACCCGCGCCGGCGCCCCGACGAGCCGGGCGCGCCCCTGCTGCGCGTCCGCGGGCTGAGCCGCAACGGCACCGCGGCCGGGCCGGTCTTCGAGGGCATCGACTTCGAGGTGCGGGCCGGTGAGGTCGTGGGCCTGGCCGGACTGGTCGGCGCGGGCCGCACCGAGGTGGTCCGGGCGATCTTCGGCGTCGACCGCTATGACGCCGGCACGGTCGAGATCGACGGCAAGGAGCTGGCCCGCGGCGACGTCCGGGCCGCGATGCGCGCCGGGCTCGGCCTCGTACCGGAGGACCGCAAGGGCCAGGGCCTGGTGCTGGACGACTCCCTCCAGGACAACCTCACCCTCGCCCGGCTCGACCGCGACACCCGCGGCGGGCTGGTGGACCGGGGCGCGCAGCGGCGCGAAGCGGCCACCGTCGCCGCGCAGTTGAAGGTCCGGATGAGCGGTCTGGGCCAGAGCGCCCGCACCCTCTCCGGCGGCAACCAGCAGAAGATCGTCATCGGCAAGTGGCTGCTGACGGACACCAGGCTGCTGATCCTCGACGAGCCGACGCGCGGTATCGACGTCGGCGCCAAGGTCGAGATCTACCAGCTGATCAACGAGCTGACGGCGTCCGGCCGCGCGGTCCTGATGATCTCCAGCGATCTGCCCGAGGTACTCGGGATGAGCGACCGGGTGCTGGTGATGTCGCAGGGCCGGCTGGCCGGTGAGCTGCCGGCCGAAGAGGCCACCCAGGACGCCGTGATGGAGCTGGCGCTCCAGTCCCCCGGCGGCACCCCCGAGAACACCAAGCACGACGAGAGCGCGATGGAGGGCTCCGATGTCCACTGA
- a CDS encoding ribokinase has product MYDVLVVGSANADLTVRVDRRPGAGETVLGTDLVESAGGKGANQAAAAARIGGRTALLARVGGDAYGELLLGAQRAAGTDVTPVIVDGTARTGTAMIIVDPDGDNSIVVSPGANAALTPQDVAAAKDTIAASAVVSLQLEIPMESVRAAASAAEQAGTRVVLNPSPAPTADLAPELLSVADPLVVNEHEARQLSGLTDGTPAQWAQALCDRGARSVVVTLGGDGALVLDADGAENIPGVRVKAVDTTGAGDAFTGALATRLARGDALPEAARFAVRVGAAAVTKPGAQPSYPTRAELEVLAPEQPQG; this is encoded by the coding sequence ATGTATGACGTCCTGGTGGTCGGCTCGGCCAACGCGGATCTGACGGTACGGGTCGACCGGCGCCCCGGCGCGGGCGAGACCGTGCTCGGCACGGACCTGGTCGAATCGGCCGGCGGAAAGGGCGCCAACCAGGCGGCCGCCGCGGCCCGGATCGGCGGGCGCACCGCGCTGCTGGCGCGGGTCGGCGGTGACGCGTACGGCGAGCTGCTGCTCGGAGCCCAGCGCGCGGCGGGCACCGATGTCACCCCGGTCATCGTGGACGGGACGGCCCGCACCGGCACCGCGATGATCATCGTCGACCCGGACGGCGACAACAGCATCGTGGTCTCGCCCGGCGCCAACGCCGCGCTCACCCCGCAGGACGTGGCCGCCGCGAAGGACACCATCGCCGCCTCCGCCGTGGTCTCCCTCCAGCTGGAGATCCCCATGGAGTCCGTACGTGCCGCCGCCTCGGCCGCCGAGCAGGCCGGTACCCGCGTCGTCCTCAACCCCTCCCCGGCCCCCACGGCGGATCTGGCCCCCGAACTCCTCTCGGTGGCCGACCCGTTGGTGGTCAACGAGCACGAGGCGCGGCAGCTCTCCGGGCTGACCGACGGCACCCCCGCCCAGTGGGCGCAGGCACTGTGCGACCGGGGCGCCCGCTCCGTCGTGGTCACCCTCGGCGGCGACGGCGCGCTGGTCCTGGACGCCGACGGAGCCGAGAACATCCCCGGCGTCCGCGTCAAGGCCGTGGACACCACCGGCGCCGGTGACGCCTTCACCGGCGCCCTCGCCACCCGCCTGGCCCGCGGTGACGCACTGCCCGAGGCGGCGCGCTTCGCCGTACGGGTCGGCGCCGCAGCCGTCACCAAGCCGGGCGCCCAGCCGTCCTACCCGACCCGGGCGGAGCTGGAGGTGCTGGCGCCGGAGCAGCCGCAGGGCTGA
- a CDS encoding nitrilase-related carbon-nitrogen hydrolase produces the protein MIIAAAQFLPVPGDIEANAARMAGLVTEAAGRGAGLVVFPELALTHYDLDLIAADPLGMTVTEDDARLAPVRDACRATGVAAVVNAAGRACGDGPRPAISSFVIGPDGALVTRYDKIHLFGDEKALFAPGTTEGRFTLGGIRFALATCFDNSFPEVPARAAADGCRVYLASSFHGAAERVARYAQQARDHGLHVLLANGLGTGNAPAGCGLSGAWLPSGERVAAAAEWTGTGPGDGAELVLTDVRDRITLMADPAVAAIPVEECGEPLVDVRTAAPALRVAENRHDALGNFAFLREGVLQRLLAAQESLPDGLRLQFVEGYRPPGLQRRYFEEYADELRAAHPDWDAARLHRAASRYVSPPEIAPHSAGGAVDLTLVTAEGDEVDMGTPINASPEESDGACYTAAPDLTPAARAHRRVLNAALTAAGLVNYPTEWWHWSYGDRYWALATGAEHALYGPMERDGQ, from the coding sequence ATGATCATTGCTGCCGCACAATTCCTCCCGGTACCGGGCGACATCGAGGCCAACGCCGCCCGGATGGCCGGGCTCGTCACCGAGGCCGCCGGGCGCGGCGCGGGGCTGGTGGTCTTCCCCGAACTCGCGCTGACGCACTACGACCTGGACCTGATAGCCGCCGATCCCCTGGGCATGACAGTCACCGAGGACGACGCCCGGCTGGCACCCGTACGGGACGCATGCCGGGCGACCGGGGTCGCGGCGGTCGTGAACGCGGCGGGCCGCGCCTGCGGTGACGGGCCCCGCCCGGCCATCTCGTCCTTCGTCATCGGCCCGGACGGCGCTCTGGTCACCCGCTACGACAAGATCCACCTGTTCGGGGACGAGAAGGCGCTCTTCGCGCCGGGCACCACCGAGGGCCGCTTCACCCTGGGCGGCATCCGGTTCGCGCTCGCCACCTGCTTCGACAACAGCTTCCCCGAGGTGCCGGCGCGGGCCGCGGCGGACGGCTGCCGGGTGTATCTCGCCAGCTCCTTCCATGGCGCGGCGGAGCGCGTGGCGCGGTATGCGCAGCAGGCGCGGGACCACGGGCTGCATGTGCTGCTCGCCAATGGCCTGGGTACCGGGAACGCCCCTGCCGGGTGCGGCCTCAGCGGCGCCTGGCTGCCGTCCGGAGAGCGGGTGGCGGCGGCCGCCGAGTGGACCGGGACGGGGCCGGGGGACGGTGCGGAGCTGGTGCTCACCGATGTCCGCGACCGGATCACGCTGATGGCGGACCCGGCGGTGGCCGCGATCCCCGTCGAGGAGTGCGGTGAGCCGCTGGTGGACGTACGGACCGCGGCGCCCGCACTGCGGGTGGCCGAGAACCGGCACGACGCGCTGGGCAACTTCGCCTTTCTGCGGGAGGGCGTGCTCCAACGGCTGCTGGCGGCGCAGGAGTCACTGCCGGACGGGCTGCGGCTGCAGTTCGTCGAGGGCTACCGGCCGCCGGGGCTGCAGCGCCGCTACTTCGAGGAGTACGCGGACGAACTGCGCGCCGCCCACCCCGACTGGGACGCCGCCCGCCTCCACCGGGCCGCCAGCCGCTATGTGTCGCCGCCCGAGATCGCCCCGCACAGCGCCGGCGGGGCGGTGGACCTCACCCTCGTCACCGCCGAGGGGGACGAGGTCGACATGGGGACACCGATCAATGCCTCCCCGGAGGAGAGCGACGGTGCCTGCTACACGGCCGCGCCGGATCTGACGCCCGCCGCCCGCGCCCACCGCCGGGTGCTGAACGCCGCGCTGACCGCTGCCGGTCTGGTCAACTACCCGACGGAGTGGTGGCACTGGTCCTACGGCGACCGCTACTGGGCGCTGGCGACCGGTGCGGAGCACGCGCTGTACGGGCCGATGGAGCGGGACGGGCAGTGA
- a CDS encoding pyroglutamyl peptidase: MRRIRTRTVALGVALIAVVPLSLTAPATAAPAADTTVEEGRLTQAAPQEILRRSGFDAWEREFARGLARVTSYPQAQRYVADEGRALWRRAVDRAQGRGSDGGDLSRDDDRPLYWARLGMTKELRQWRPEFGLTEARRDALLGSLERGSRGQDSIALPAGKEVLRIVVTGFDPFQLDADARRSNPSGAAALALDGTTVRTASGKQARIETAVFPVRWADFAAGTVERTLLPHFRSGPRQADLFTTVSQGRPGRFDVERTNGAWRGGYPDNARESRTEVVPIPAGVPTVRPQPQWTTTSLPYARIVAAGTGPYPVVDHTAVTEIPAGGGAPVDRPDGPTPGSTARAGGGGDYLSNEIAYRATLLRDAVRPAIPGGHLHTPVLEFGPGNTDPANGQVTDPDFVRNRIAITGQVRAIVTVAASEAATRTAARR, from the coding sequence ATGAGACGCATACGTACCAGGACGGTCGCGCTCGGTGTCGCGCTGATCGCCGTTGTCCCGCTGTCCCTGACGGCTCCGGCCACCGCGGCGCCCGCGGCGGACACCACCGTGGAGGAGGGGCGGCTGACGCAGGCGGCGCCGCAGGAGATCCTGCGGCGCAGTGGATTCGACGCGTGGGAGCGGGAGTTCGCGCGCGGGCTGGCGCGGGTGACGAGCTATCCGCAGGCCCAGCGCTATGTCGCGGACGAGGGGCGGGCGCTGTGGCGGCGGGCCGTGGACCGGGCGCAGGGCCGCGGGTCCGACGGGGGCGATCTGAGCCGGGACGACGACCGGCCGCTGTACTGGGCGCGGCTCGGGATGACGAAGGAACTACGGCAGTGGCGGCCGGAGTTCGGGCTGACCGAGGCCCGGCGCGATGCCCTGCTCGGGTCGCTGGAGCGGGGTTCGCGCGGGCAGGACTCGATCGCGCTGCCCGCCGGGAAGGAGGTCCTGCGGATCGTGGTGACCGGCTTCGACCCGTTCCAGCTGGACGCCGATGCCCGGCGGAGCAACCCTTCGGGCGCGGCGGCGCTCGCGCTGGACGGGACGACGGTGCGTACCGCCTCCGGGAAGCAGGCCCGGATCGAGACCGCGGTCTTCCCCGTACGGTGGGCCGACTTCGCGGCCGGCACGGTGGAGCGCACCCTGCTGCCGCACTTCCGGAGCGGGCCGCGGCAGGCCGATCTGTTCACGACGGTCAGCCAGGGGCGGCCCGGACGGTTCGATGTCGAGCGGACCAACGGGGCCTGGCGGGGCGGTTATCCGGACAATGCCCGGGAGTCCCGTACAGAGGTCGTACCGATTCCCGCGGGGGTGCCGACCGTGCGGCCACAGCCGCAGTGGACGACCACCAGCCTGCCGTACGCGCGGATCGTGGCGGCCGGCACCGGACCGTATCCGGTGGTCGACCACACCGCCGTCACCGAGATCCCGGCGGGCGGCGGCGCACCGGTCGACCGGCCGGACGGCCCGACCCCGGGCTCCACGGCCCGTGCCGGGGGCGGCGGGGACTATCTGTCCAACGAGATCGCCTACCGGGCGACGCTGCTGCGGGACGCGGTGCGGCCGGCGATCCCGGGCGGGCATCTGCACACTCCGGTGCTGGAGTTCGGCCCCGGCAACACGGACCCGGCGAACGGGCAGGTCACCGACCCTGACTTCGTACGGAACCGGATCGCGATCACCGGGCAGGTGCGGGCGATCGTGACGGTGGCGGCGTCGGAGGCGGCCACGCGGACGGCGGCCCGCCGGTAG